One segment of Neodiprion fabricii isolate iyNeoFabr1 chromosome 1, iyNeoFabr1.1, whole genome shotgun sequence DNA contains the following:
- the LOC124185002 gene encoding protein Peter pan: MGRSKKGRCVKRNKQINSEEPVDLVRAPHSFVIQRGLPGGHILELTKDFRRVMEPYTASSLKARKRNTIKDFVSVSGALHVSHMCIFTRTELGMYLKLCRIPRGPTLSFKITSFSLARDVVSTIKKQMVFEEAFKHSPLMVLNNFSGEGMQMKLMTSMFQNMFPTINLTTVNLSTIRRCVCLNYNSVTKLIDFRHYAIKMVPVGLSKGVKKIVQAKVPNLSKCQDFSEFLTKPTFSESEAEEDPTSHVTLPQKLSSRGNHKSGTSAIRLIELGPRITMQLIKVEDGLLDGQVMYHEFVHKTEEEILKIQKSREVKKKLKENRKKVQEENKKKKEAMKEEEKQKSLKGMKKQRSESDVLMHKAAKESYEDNQVEEDDDAQYYREEVGQEPDKDLFAGRPKTGDKRPNSYPVKYKTKKLRLDKNVKNGDKKNKKFGNKNRYDDEKYSYRQKKKFGVKDGGTKSQGNKKFFKGKGSAHGSKIKRRRN, translated from the exons aTGGGACGTTCGAAAAAG GGCCGCTGCGTAAAGCGgaacaaacaaataaacagCGAAGAGCCTGTGGATTTGGTGCGCGCTCCTCATTCTTTTGTTATACAACGTGGACTTCCAGGAGGACATATCTTGGAGTTAACTAAGGATTTTCGAAGAGTTATGGAACCATACACAGCATCATCATTAAAAGCTCGGAAACGAAACACGATTAAAGATTTCGTTTCGGTTTCTGGTGCTCTTCACGTTTCTCATATGTGCATTTTTACACGAACAGAACTTGGAATGTACCTGAAACTTTGTAG AATACCAAGAGGGCCCACATTATCTTTTAAAATAACCAGTTTCTCACTAGCGAGAGATGTAGTTTCAACGATAAAGAAGCAAATGGTCTTTGAAGAAGCTTTCAAACACTCTCCATTGATggtattgaataatttcagcGGAGAAGGCATGCAAATGAAACTCATGACATCGATGTTTCAAAACATGTTTCCAACAATTAATCTTACCACT GTAAACCTCAGCACAATTCGTCGTTGTGTTTGTCTTAACTACAACAGTGTGACAAAGCTAATAGACTTCAGGCATTACGCTATAAAAATGGTACCAGTTGGACTATCAAAAGGAGTTAAGAAAATAGTACAAGCTAAAGTGCCCAATCTCTCTAAATGTCAAGACTTTTCAGAATTCCTTACAAAACCCACATTCTCTGAAAGCGAAGCAGAAGAGGATCCCACGAGTCATGTTACCCTGCCCCAGAAATTATCGTCCAGAGGTAATCACAAAAGTGGCACGAGCGCAATTAGACTCATCGAACTAGGGCCTCGAATAACAATGcag CTGATAAAAGTTGAAGATGGATTATTGGATGGACAAGTTATGTACCATGAATTTGTGCATAAAACCGAGGAAGAAATACTCAAAATACAAAAGAGCCGTGAGGTTAAAAAGAAGCTTAAAGAAAATCGGAAAAAGGTacaggaagaaaataaaaagaaaaaggaagcaATGAAGGAAGAGGAGAAACAGAAAAGTCTTAAGGgtatgaaaaaacaaagatcggaaagtgacgtcctTATGCACAAAGCTGCAAAAGAGTCCTACGAAGACAATCAGGTCGAGGAAGACGACGATGCACAGTATTATAGAGAGGAAGTTGGCCAAGAACCTGATAAAG ATTTGTTTGCGGGGCGACCAAAAACTGGTGACAAGCGACCAAATTCATATCCAGTTAAATACAAGACAAAGAAATTGAGGCTCGACAAAAACGTTAAAAACGGTgacaaaaagaataaaaagtttGGTAATAAAAACAGATATGATGATGAAAAGTATAGTTacagacaaaaaaagaaatttggcGTTAAAGACGGTGGTACAAAATCACAGGgtaataaaaagtttttcaaaggAAAAGGATCTGCGCATGGCAGTAAAATTAAAAGGAGACGGAACTAG
- the LOC124185012 gene encoding tRNA (guanine(10)-N2)-methyltransferase homolog: MIGIPKRYLLWFAHEHVDFRIAEIESICEMYDIKVTTILRPDEYPYWIIESDSEDAVKKIASRSISLRSCIELWGDGGSHEDLHRSLKEYPQENMRLHLNNEKSFKVIVETFCKHFSQDEKIKKIESFSYLPIEGPVNLRNPDTALMYIEYYGLDPNTIPDKPYHLFFGRLVADGQRQLIRKLSLKTRNFIGNTSMDPQLSLIMANQAQVKNGDLILDPFVGSGSLLVAASQFGGYTLGTDIDYLMLHARTRPSRISQKTRGKDESIASNMKQYGTSSYYIDVLVTDFSLPVWRSDMRVDAIITDPPYGIREATERVGTIKRQPVIDQHQVASHIPSKIDYGLPQMFVDLLSFAANHLCINGRLVCWFPLFREHYADEQLPSHPCLQLIANSEQILSTYTSRRLLTYKKIRDPQDDDPIDDSNVLDFRVRYFGHGDETRKERRMKRAEQRAKNKENWEKNIKSKTAR; encoded by the exons ATGATTGGAATTCCAAAAAGATATTTATTGTGGTTCGCGCACGAGCACGTCGATTTCAGGATAGCG GAAATCGAATCTATTTGTGAGATGTACGATATTAAAGTCACGACAATTCTGAGGCCTGACGAGTat CCATATTGGATAATCGAGTCGGATTCAGAAgatgctgtaaaaaaaattgctagcAGATCCATATCGCTTCGTTCCTGCATTGAATTGTGGGGTGATGGGGGCAGTCATGAAGATTTGCACAGGAGTTTGAAGGAGTACCCGCAAGAAAACATGAGACTACAtcttaataatgaaaaatcctTCAAAGTTATTGTTGAAACATTTTGTAAGCATTTTTCAcaagatgagaaaattaagaaaatagag TCCTTTAGTTATCTGCCAATAGAGGGTCCTGTAAATTTGCGAAATCCAGATACAGCATTGATGTATATAGAGTATTACGGACTAGATCCTAATACAATACCTGACAAACCTTATCACCTTTTTTTCGGAAGACTG GTGGCTGATGGCCAGAGACAATTAATACGTAAACTATCTCTCAAAACGCGAAATTTCATAGGAAATACTTCAATGGATCCTCAATTATCTTTGATAATGGCCAATCAAGCGCAAGTAAAAAATGGAGATTTAATTCTCGATCCGTTTGTTGGTTCCGGGTCGCTACTTGTTGCAGCATCTCAATTTGGAGGGTACACTCTCGGTACAGACATAGATTATCTAATGCTTCATGCACGCACAAGGCCCTCTCGGATATCACAGAAG ACCAGAGGGAAAGACGAAAGTATAGCATCGAATATGAAGCAATATGGAACAAGTTCATATTACATCGATGTCTTAGTGACAGATTTCTCTTTACCTGTCTGGCGTTCAGACATGAGAGTCGATGCAATTATCACAGATC CTCCATATGGAATAAGAGAAGCAACGGAGCGTGTAGGTACCATAAAAAGACAGCCTGTAATCGACCAGCATCAAGTAGCTAGTCATATACCTTCTAAGATTGACTACGGGCTGCCTCAGATGTTCGTTGATCTGCTCTCATTTGCTGCGAATCATTTATGTATTAACGGCAGATTGGTATGCTGGTTTCCTTTGTTCAG GGAGCACTATGCAGACGAGCAGCTTCCTTCACATCCATGTTTGCAATTAATTGCCAATTCGGAACAGATTCTGAGTACATATACAAGTCGCCGCTTGCTCACTTATAAGAAAATTCGAGATCCTCAG GATGATGATCCAATTGATGATTCGAATGTATTAGACTTCCGTGTAAGATATTTCGGACATGGAGatgaaacaagaaaagaaagaagaatgaaGAGAGCAGAACAGAGGGCAAAGAATAAAGagaattgggaaaaaaatattaagtCAAAAACTGCAAGATGA
- the LOC124185036 gene encoding ER membrane protein complex subunit 2-A-like, which translates to MPWNYDNMSWTDVRDLFRTWREDSERKSEDVVELWESILIEKIHKLGNEKYLVLEQVCVAALDCNRLSVAKECIDLLEQEFPGSLRVLKYHAMHMEALEKYDEALKILDSIIKRDETNAAPRKRRLAILKAQGRITEAIKELTEYLKKFMSDQEAWHELCDLYLQEQEYAKAAFCMEELILHNPHSHLIYQRYAEIKYTQGGFDNMELAKTYFAQAIKLNPNNVRALYGLLLVANNIALSAKCPASKKKDAIKLGNWAATQIQKRYALKATEKDVKNVVDVLGQLQLES; encoded by the exons ATGCCATGGAATTATGATAATATGTCTTGGACAG ATGTACGAGACTTGTTCAGAACTTGGCGAGAAGATTCTGAACGCAAGAGTGAAGATGTGGTTGAGCTATGGGAATCCATATTAATAGAGAAGATCCATAAATTAGGaaacgaaa aaTATTTAGTCTTAGAACAAGTGTGTGTGGCTGCCTTGGATTGCAATCGTTTATCAGTTGCCAAAGAATGTATTGATTTATTGGAGCAAGAATTTCCAGGCAGCCTGAGGGTGCTGAAATATCACGCAATGCACATGGAAGCCTTGGAAAA ATACGATGAGGCCCTCAAGATTTTGGACTCCATAATCAAAAGAGATGAAACTAACGCAGCAccaagaaaaagaagattgGCAATTCTAAAGGCACAAGGTCGAATAACTGAAGCTATAAAAGAACTCACCgagtatttgaaaaa GTTCATGAGTGACCAAGAAGCATGGCATGAATTGTGTGATTTATACCTGCAAGAGCAAGAGTATGCTAAAGCAGCTTTTTGCATGGAAGAATTAATTTTGCACAACCCTCATAGTCATTTGATTTATCAGCGATATGCAGAAATTAAGTATACCCAG GGTGGATTCGATAATATGGAATTGGCAAAAACTTATTTCGCTCAAGCAATCAAGTTGAATCCCAACAACGTACGAGCACTTTATGGGCTATTATTG GTGGCAAACAACATTGCTTTATCAGCAAAGTGTCCTGCTTCAAAGAAAAAGGATGCAATAAAGCTTGGCAATTGGGCTGCAACTCAAATTCAGAAAAGGTATGCTTTAAAAGCAACAGAAAAAGATGTTAAAAATGTTGTAGATGTACTAGGGCAATTACAATTAGAGTCATAg